In the Burkholderia glumae LMG 2196 = ATCC 33617 genome, one interval contains:
- a CDS encoding ATP-binding protein, whose amino-acid sequence MSSTPDATPTSVPLGRFEIDLVGRELRENGSAVRLGARAFAILEMLAAADGRLVTKDALLDAIWPDTFVEENTLQVHLSALRRALGDQRDCIMTVPGRGYRLVRRAAAEPPRGAQPAARLPRHPDVIGRTHAVAAVREALGQTRVLTLTGAGGIGKTTLSMAVASAIEAGVPGSVHLIELASMQGAAEIVAAVEAGVGLRLPHPASAGGPLPAPAGTPRLLLLDNAEHMIVEVARVVECLLAAVPALRILVTSREPLRIAAEAVFAVEPLDVPQRDADEAAILQRSAVQLFLARVQAMRGGLHEKRGSAAELRLIGEICRRLDGIPLAIELAAARVVSFGVDGVHQRLSDRLSLLSGGFRTALPRHQTLRAAFDWSFALLDGESRALLRRLAPFGGTFSLEAMCAVACDRELTVRAVVDGIGELVAKSLVGVEFDGPVARYRLSESTRAYALEQLHAAGEAQALAARHARYLASLFRGDAAASGFSGVDDAPGMRQALADARGAVDWAFSPDGDTQLGVELSATLVVSLLENAQIEECGRRAAQALAALEALPAGSIAPIDVLRLKLALAAVLPNLTGPIQRAEDLWLEVHAHAERSGNDALLARAFWGLWNVTLSAGKVHEALHYSRRFERFARETGCVAHQVLATQLTAVAEHCRGDHEIARGKLEQGLRHMAAHPEHAESVRHFAVDPRAIAYSGLARIHWLRGDTDEAAKLTSLALGLIPAETMEPWFTHVLGVVAVPLALISGDRARAAHYLSIMKSQTTLHRLTLWREFGDCLACILAIREGRPDAGLPQLESALDSLQARGFHRLTMPLVVECALALVAAGRIGDALARLHAAQASCEKHGALYFMPELLRALGLAAQAQAAALAAGSPEQRRGTARALAYFSDAIAMARSQGARMWELRAALCLARLPQSPEAMADARAALHALAPHFDRRSSVPEIRELLAALPAGA is encoded by the coding sequence ATGTCATCAACGCCGGACGCCACCCCGACCTCGGTTCCGCTGGGCCGCTTCGAGATCGATCTGGTCGGCCGCGAGCTGCGGGAGAACGGCAGCGCGGTACGGCTGGGCGCGCGCGCGTTCGCGATCCTGGAAATGCTGGCCGCGGCCGATGGCCGGCTGGTCACGAAGGACGCGCTGCTGGACGCGATCTGGCCCGACACGTTCGTGGAGGAAAACACGCTGCAGGTGCATCTGTCGGCGCTGCGCCGCGCGCTCGGCGACCAACGCGACTGCATCATGACGGTGCCGGGACGCGGCTACCGGCTGGTTCGGCGCGCCGCCGCCGAGCCGCCGCGCGGCGCGCAGCCTGCCGCGCGCCTGCCTCGGCACCCGGACGTGATCGGCCGCACCCACGCCGTCGCGGCCGTGCGCGAAGCGCTTGGCCAGACGCGCGTGCTCACGCTGACGGGCGCCGGCGGCATCGGCAAGACCACCTTGTCGATGGCCGTGGCGAGCGCGATCGAGGCCGGTGTGCCCGGCAGCGTGCATCTGATCGAGCTGGCCTCGATGCAGGGCGCGGCCGAGATCGTCGCGGCCGTCGAGGCCGGCGTCGGCCTGCGGCTGCCGCACCCCGCCTCCGCAGGCGGCCCGCTGCCGGCGCCGGCCGGCACGCCGCGGCTGCTGCTGCTCGACAACGCCGAGCACATGATCGTCGAGGTCGCGCGCGTCGTGGAATGCCTGCTCGCCGCCGTGCCGGCACTGCGCATCCTGGTGACGAGCCGCGAGCCGCTGCGCATCGCCGCCGAGGCGGTGTTCGCCGTCGAGCCGCTCGACGTGCCGCAGCGCGACGCCGACGAGGCGGCCATCCTGCAGCGCTCCGCCGTGCAGCTGTTCCTCGCGCGCGTGCAGGCGATGCGCGGCGGCCTCCATGAAAAGCGCGGCAGCGCGGCCGAACTGCGGCTGATCGGCGAGATCTGCCGCCGCCTCGACGGCATTCCGCTCGCGATCGAGCTGGCCGCCGCGCGCGTCGTCAGCTTCGGCGTCGACGGCGTCCACCAGCGGCTGTCCGACCGGCTCTCGCTGCTGTCGGGCGGTTTTCGCACCGCGCTGCCGCGCCACCAGACGCTGCGCGCCGCGTTCGACTGGAGCTTCGCGCTGCTCGATGGCGAGAGCCGCGCGCTGTTGCGGCGGCTCGCGCCGTTCGGCGGCACGTTCTCGCTGGAAGCGATGTGCGCCGTGGCCTGCGACCGCGAGCTGACGGTGCGCGCCGTGGTGGACGGGATCGGCGAACTGGTGGCGAAGTCGCTCGTCGGCGTGGAGTTCGACGGCCCGGTGGCACGCTACCGCCTGTCCGAGTCCACGCGCGCCTACGCGCTCGAACAACTGCACGCGGCCGGCGAGGCGCAGGCGCTCGCCGCACGCCACGCGCGCTACCTCGCCTCGCTGTTCCGCGGCGACGCGGCCGCCTCCGGCTTCTCCGGCGTGGACGACGCCCCCGGCATGCGGCAGGCGCTGGCCGATGCGCGCGGCGCCGTCGATTGGGCCTTCTCGCCCGACGGCGACACGCAGCTCGGCGTCGAGCTGTCCGCCACGCTGGTGGTCTCGCTGCTGGAGAACGCGCAGATCGAGGAATGCGGCCGGCGCGCCGCACAGGCGCTGGCCGCGCTCGAGGCGCTGCCCGCCGGATCGATCGCGCCGATCGACGTGCTGCGCCTCAAGCTCGCGCTCGCCGCGGTGCTGCCGAACCTGACCGGCCCGATCCAGCGCGCCGAGGACCTGTGGCTCGAGGTTCATGCGCACGCGGAGCGCAGCGGCAACGACGCGTTGCTCGCGCGCGCGTTCTGGGGGCTCTGGAACGTCACGCTCTCGGCCGGCAAGGTCCACGAGGCGCTGCATTACTCGCGCCGCTTCGAGCGCTTCGCGAGAGAGACGGGCTGCGTCGCGCACCAGGTGCTGGCGACCCAGCTCACGGCGGTGGCCGAGCATTGCCGAGGCGACCACGAGATCGCGCGCGGCAAGCTCGAGCAGGGGCTGCGCCACATGGCGGCCCATCCCGAGCATGCCGAGTCGGTCCGGCACTTCGCCGTGGACCCGCGCGCCATCGCCTATTCGGGGCTCGCGCGCATCCACTGGCTGCGCGGCGATACCGACGAGGCCGCGAAGCTGACCAGCCTGGCGCTCGGCCTGATCCCGGCCGAGACCATGGAGCCGTGGTTCACGCACGTGCTCGGCGTCGTGGCGGTGCCGCTGGCGCTGATCTCCGGCGATCGCGCGCGCGCCGCGCACTACCTCTCGATCATGAAATCGCAGACCACGCTGCACCGGCTCACGCTGTGGCGCGAGTTCGGCGACTGCCTCGCCTGCATCCTCGCGATTCGCGAAGGCCGGCCCGACGCCGGCCTGCCCCAGCTCGAAAGCGCGCTCGACTCGCTGCAGGCGCGCGGCTTTCACCGCCTGACCATGCCGCTCGTGGTCGAATGCGCGCTGGCGCTCGTCGCCGCCGGCCGCATCGGCGATGCGCTCGCCCGGCTGCACGCGGCCCAGGCATCGTGCGAGAAGCACGGCGCGCTGTACTTCATGCCCGAACTGCTGCGCGCGCTCGGGCTGGCGGCCCAGGCGCAGGCCGCCGCGCTCGCGGCCGGCAGCCCGGAACAGCGGCGCGGCACCGCGCGCGCCCTGGCGTACTTCTCGGACGCGATCGCCATGGCGCGCTCGCAAGGAGCCCGCATGTGGGAACTGCGGGCCGCGCTCTGCCTCGCGCGCCTGCCCCAGTCACCCGAGGCGATGGCCGACGCGCGCGCCGCGCTGCATGCGCTCGCCCCGCATTTCGATCGCCGCAGCAGCGTGCCGGAGATTCGCGAGCTGCTTGCGGCGCTGCCCGCAGGAGCGTGA
- a CDS encoding alginate export family protein: MPRAGRARWAAWRVALGAAALVLLQGVCAAADTAPACTATRPIPSFNRWQEHWGALADPCLPRRPLDGLKYLPLGSDPSWYLSLGANLRERFELNHTPLFGLGAARPDSYLIQRAELHLDARFGEHLQAFAQVEDARAFGKDAVSPVDRNPLDLEQAFVAYVHRLGPGTFKARIGRQEMAFDLQRFVSVRDGPNVRQAFDAIWADYEIGRWRFIGYVTRPVQYRDLDAFDDTSNRHLTFSGVRVERSGVGPGDLSAYWSRYARDGARFADASGTELRDVFDARYAGRQAPFDWDVEAMAQTGHVGRATVGAWAFGALAGYTLAALPGAPRLGLQLDGASGDRHPGDGHVGTFNPLFPNGYYFTLAGYAGYSNLIHLKPSVTFHVTPQLTLTTALGLQWRATTADAVYGQGMAAVPGTAGSGSRWSGMYGQLRADWIVDDHLALAFEAVHFEVGDSLRALGARNGDYLGVEAKFGW, from the coding sequence ATGCCGCGAGCCGGACGCGCGCGATGGGCCGCGTGGCGCGTCGCGCTCGGCGCGGCGGCGCTCGTGCTGCTGCAAGGGGTGTGCGCCGCCGCCGACACCGCGCCGGCCTGTACGGCGACGCGGCCGATTCCCTCGTTCAACCGCTGGCAGGAGCACTGGGGGGCGCTGGCCGATCCGTGCCTGCCGCGCCGGCCGCTGGACGGCCTCAAGTACCTGCCGCTGGGCAGCGACCCGAGCTGGTATCTGTCGCTCGGCGCGAACCTGCGCGAGCGCTTCGAGCTGAACCACACGCCCTTGTTCGGGCTCGGCGCCGCGCGGCCCGACAGCTACCTGATCCAGCGCGCCGAGCTGCATCTCGACGCGCGTTTCGGCGAGCACCTGCAGGCGTTCGCGCAGGTGGAGGACGCGCGCGCGTTCGGCAAGGACGCCGTGTCGCCCGTCGACCGCAATCCGCTCGATCTCGAGCAGGCGTTCGTCGCCTATGTGCACCGGCTCGGCCCCGGCACCTTCAAGGCGCGCATCGGCCGGCAGGAGATGGCCTTCGACCTGCAGCGCTTCGTCTCGGTGCGCGACGGCCCGAACGTGCGTCAGGCCTTCGACGCGATCTGGGCCGACTATGAAATCGGCCGATGGCGCTTCATCGGCTATGTCACGCGGCCGGTGCAGTATCGCGACCTGGACGCTTTCGACGACACCTCGAACCGTCACCTGACATTCAGCGGCGTGCGCGTGGAGCGCAGCGGCGTCGGCCCCGGCGACCTGTCGGCCTACTGGTCGCGCTACGCGCGCGACGGCGCACGCTTCGCCGACGCGAGCGGCACCGAGCTGCGCGACGTGTTCGACGCGCGCTACGCCGGCAGGCAGGCGCCGTTCGACTGGGACGTGGAGGCGATGGCGCAGACCGGCCACGTCGGTCGCGCCACGGTGGGCGCCTGGGCCTTCGGCGCGCTGGCCGGCTACACCCTGGCCGCGCTGCCGGGCGCGCCGCGCCTGGGCCTGCAGCTGGACGGCGCCTCGGGCGACCGCCACCCCGGTGACGGGCATGTCGGCACCTTCAATCCGCTGTTTCCGAACGGCTACTACTTCACGCTGGCCGGCTACGCGGGCTACAGCAACCTGATCCACCTGAAGCCGTCGGTGACCTTCCACGTCACTCCCCAGCTCACGCTGACGACGGCGCTGGGGCTGCAGTGGCGCGCGACGACGGCCGACGCGGTGTACGGGCAGGGCATGGCGGCGGTGCCGGGCACGGCCGGCAGCGGCAGCCGCTGGAGCGGCATGTACGGGCAGCTGCGCGCCGACTGGATCGTGGACGACCATCTCGCGCTCGCCTTCGAGGCGGTCCATTTCGAGGTCGGCGATTCGTTGCGCGCGCTCGGCGCGCGCAACGGCGACTACCTCGGCGTCGAGGCGAAATTCGGCTGGTGA
- a CDS encoding VOC family protein, translating into MNYSAFSRPARVLAVALAAVGLMWSATPSFADEARYASSAAGAAVVSVGPQYDTTHVYVASADIDAFVDSFVATFGGKASPRAVFTVTPTPSKTASQYVQTPVGMLSVFAFQTPIPRPFGSERTGYLVTDIDRAVRAARAAGADVLVEPFDDPIGKDAIIQWPGGLTMQLYWHTKAPAYAPLTLVPDNRVYVSKYEASNFIKRFLRFSHGRIVSDLRHADGAEVGKPGESIRRVRIESGFGNMLVFVTDGKLPYPYGLETTGYRVADLDATLAKARAAKVEVLVEPAANLEGRTAMVAFPGGYVAELHQFDAAAAN; encoded by the coding sequence ATGAACTACTCCGCCTTCTCGCGCCCGGCGCGCGTGCTTGCCGTCGCGCTCGCCGCCGTCGGCCTGATGTGGTCCGCCACGCCTTCGTTCGCGGACGAGGCGCGCTACGCGTCGTCGGCCGCCGGCGCCGCGGTGGTATCGGTCGGCCCGCAATACGACACCACCCATGTCTACGTCGCGAGCGCCGACATCGACGCGTTCGTCGACAGCTTCGTCGCGACCTTCGGCGGCAAGGCCTCGCCGCGCGCCGTGTTCACGGTGACGCCGACGCCGAGCAAGACCGCCTCGCAGTACGTGCAGACGCCGGTGGGGATGCTGTCGGTGTTCGCGTTCCAGACGCCGATTCCGCGTCCGTTCGGCAGCGAACGCACCGGCTACCTCGTCACCGACATCGACCGCGCGGTGCGGGCCGCGCGCGCGGCGGGCGCCGACGTGCTGGTCGAGCCGTTCGACGATCCGATCGGCAAGGACGCGATCATCCAGTGGCCGGGCGGCCTGACGATGCAGCTCTACTGGCACACCAAGGCGCCTGCGTATGCGCCGCTCACGCTGGTGCCGGACAACCGCGTCTATGTGTCGAAATACGAAGCGTCGAACTTCATCAAGCGCTTCTTGCGCTTCTCGCACGGCCGGATCGTGTCGGACCTGCGTCATGCCGACGGCGCCGAAGTCGGCAAGCCGGGCGAATCGATCCGCCGGGTGCGCATCGAGTCGGGCTTCGGCAACATGCTGGTGTTCGTGACCGACGGCAAGCTGCCCTATCCCTACGGCCTGGAAACCACCGGCTATCGCGTGGCAGACCTGGACGCGACGCTGGCCAAGGCGCGCGCCGCCAAGGTCGAGGTGCTGGTCGAGCCGGCGGCCAACCTGGAAGGCCGCACGGCGATGGTCGCGTTCCCGGGCGGCTACGTGGCCGAGCTGCACCAGTTCGACGCCGCCGCGGCGAACTGA
- a CDS encoding YoaK family protein — translation MSASPDTPGAGWMRVALRHENVLLAFVAGYVDTLGFVALFGLFVAHVTGNFILIGAGIAGAGGGVLVKLLAFPAFVAGIVGARITAGATAEPAAGGGAMARHAGALYGLQFALLAAFMLAGVGAAPVVGIDAPLAIACGLLGAAAMGVQNAHAKLATRGLAANTVMTGNVTQAVLDVCELVAPGSSPARRRDTRGRLARMLPPIAAFALGAGGGALGWRAASFWALGVPLVLLAALALAALRGGWPAAAPAR, via the coding sequence ATGAGCGCGTCCCCCGACACGCCGGGCGCGGGCTGGATGCGCGTCGCACTGCGTCACGAGAACGTGCTGCTCGCGTTCGTGGCCGGCTACGTCGACACGCTCGGCTTCGTCGCGCTGTTCGGCCTGTTCGTCGCGCACGTCACCGGCAACTTCATCCTGATCGGCGCCGGCATCGCGGGCGCGGGCGGCGGCGTGCTCGTCAAGCTGCTCGCGTTCCCGGCGTTCGTGGCCGGCATCGTCGGCGCCCGCATCACGGCCGGCGCGACGGCGGAGCCGGCCGCGGGCGGCGGCGCGATGGCCCGGCACGCGGGCGCGCTGTACGGCCTGCAATTCGCGCTGCTCGCGGCGTTCATGCTGGCGGGGGTGGGCGCCGCGCCGGTCGTCGGCATCGACGCACCGCTCGCGATCGCCTGCGGGCTGCTCGGCGCGGCCGCGATGGGCGTGCAGAACGCGCATGCGAAGCTCGCCACGCGCGGCCTTGCGGCCAATACCGTGATGACGGGCAACGTCACGCAGGCGGTGCTCGACGTCTGCGAACTGGTCGCGCCGGGCAGCTCGCCGGCGCGGCGCCGCGACACGCGCGGCCGCCTCGCGCGGATGCTGCCGCCGATCGCCGCGTTCGCGCTCGGCGCCGGCGGCGGCGCGCTGGGCTGGCGCGCCGCCTCGTTCTGGGCGCTCGGCGTGCCGCTCGTGCTGCTGGCCGCGCTCGCGCTGGCCGCGCTGCGCGGTGGGTGGCCCGCAGCGGCGCCTGCCCGATGA
- a CDS encoding DUF1427 family protein, whose translation MSYLISLGAGIVVGLLYYFSRVQSPAPPLVALAGLLGIVIGEHAIPFVQAQWGQPAQQARRASAPAAPDPAAKHALMASADAPARPERQP comes from the coding sequence ATGTCATATCTGATTTCGCTGGGCGCCGGCATCGTGGTCGGGCTGCTCTATTACTTCTCGCGCGTGCAGTCGCCGGCGCCGCCGCTCGTCGCGCTGGCCGGGCTGCTCGGCATCGTGATCGGCGAGCATGCGATCCCGTTCGTGCAGGCGCAATGGGGGCAGCCGGCCCAGCAGGCGCGGCGCGCGAGCGCGCCGGCCGCGCCGGACCCCGCCGCGAAGCACGCGCTGATGGCTTCGGCCGATGCGCCGGCTCGCCCCGAGCGCCAGCCATGA